A region of the Geomonas subterranea genome:
ATGAAGATGGTTAACGAGACCAGGAAGATCATGGAGGCCGACATCGCCACCACTGCGACCTGCGTCCGTGTTCCCGTCTTCTACGGCCACTCCGAGTCCGTCAATATCGAGACCGAGAAGAAGATCACCGTGGCCAAGGCGCGTGAACTCCTGGAGGACGCGCCGGGCGTGGAGCTGGTGGACAACCCGGCTAACGGCGAATATCCCATGCCGATGGACGTGGCGGGCGAGGACCTGACCCTGGTGGGGCGCATCCGCGAGGACGCCACCGTCAAGAACGGTCTGAACCTCTGGGTCGTCGCGGACAACCTGAGAAAGGGCGCCGCAACCAACGCCGTGCAGATCGCCGAGATACTGGTGGAGAAATATTTGAAGTAGGGTCCATCCTCCCTCTCCCTCCGGGTGAGGGTCGGGGTGAGGGCGCTGCACCAGGCGTTTGGTCGGTTCGTGGCGACACCCTCACCCCCAGCCCCTCTCCCGGTGGGCGAGGGGGGAATCGACGGGGCCACTCGAAAGGTATATGCGCAACATCAAGCTGATCATAGAGTACGACGGCACCGCCTACGCCGGCTGGCAGGTGCAGCCCAACGGGCTCACCGTCCAGGAGGTCATGGAAAAGGCGCTGGCCAGGATGCTCGGGGAGCATACCACCCTGCACGCCTCCGGCCGCACCGACGCCGGGGTGCACGCCCGCGGCATGGTGGCCTGCTTCAAGACCGAGCGCACCATGCCGCTGCGCGCCTTCCGCGAGGGGCTGAACACGCTGCTTCCCAGCGACATCGCAGTGCGCGACGCGGCCGAGGTGCCGCTCGACTTCCACCCGCGCTTCGACGCGCAGGGCAAGCACTACCGCTACACCATGCTGCTCGATGACCTCCGCTCGCCGCTGGTGCGCCACACCGCCTGGCGCCTCAAGGGGAAGCTCGATGTCGAGGCGATGCGCGAGGCATGCAGGCTCTTTGTCGGCGAGCACAACTTCGCCGCTTTCCGTGGCGCCAACTGCGCCGCCAAG
Encoded here:
- the truA gene encoding tRNA pseudouridine(38-40) synthase TruA, translated to MRNIKLIIEYDGTAYAGWQVQPNGLTVQEVMEKALARMLGEHTTLHASGRTDAGVHARGMVACFKTERTMPLRAFREGLNTLLPSDIAVRDAAEVPLDFHPRFDAQGKHYRYTMLLDDLRSPLVRHTAWRLKGKLDVEAMREACRLFVGEHNFAAFRGANCAAKTTVRRIYSMELVQEGRLLHLDINGSGFLKNMVRIITGTLIEVGQGRMSLADVARLLKGGDRQNAGMTVPPQGLCLMQVFYPGQSGE